In bacterium, the DNA window CATAGCCGCGTGGCTTATCTGCGGCCGGCCGTAGCGGATAAGGAACGCCAGGCCGTCGATGCCGCCGAGAACGCCGATGACGAACAGCGGAAAATAAGGGGCGATATAACGGGCGTAATGGCGGGTATACGGCAACGCCACGCACGCCGCGGCGACGCACGCCAAAAACACCACGCCCGCGGCGAAGCCCGGCGACGCCCTTCCCGCCGACCATGACTTCCGCGCCGCCCGGCCCCACCCCACCAGGAAGAAGGCCAGCGCGAGCGGCGCAAAATAATTGGCCGCGGCGTACACCGTATTGGCGTTGAAGTACGCCCGAAGGTAATAGCCGTCCAGGCCGGCCAAGATACTCTTGACCACGTATATGGTGTACGATAGCACGGTCGCCGCCCGCACGGTCCAAGGGTCCGTGGTCTGCGCCAGTATAGACTTCGACAGGAAGCTCGACGACGCAAGGTGCCCGCCGACGAAGTAATTGAGGGCGAAGTAGACAGGGACGGGGGTGAGGCCGAGGAGGACCAACCACTTCGAGCGCCGCGGCCTCGGGTTGCCGCTCTTACCCTTCGGCTCCCGGGCCGCTAAAGCGAGCCCCGCCAATATCGCCGCGGCCAGTATTCCCTCCGGCCGCGCCAGCGTCAGCGCCGCCAGCGCCGCCGCGAACCACGCCCGCCGGCCTTGCTCCTGGTACAATATATAGGTATACAGCGCGAACAGCAACGCGGCGATGTAAAGGCCGCCATCCATCCCCCCCAGCGCGTGGAAGGTTATCGGCCCCGTCGTCGCGAATACGAAAGTCGAAACGATTACGTAGCGCCCTTCGAAGAGGTGCGCGACCACCTTCGCGAAGAGCCAGATGCTCAGGCCGTACAGGGCGACGTTCAGAACGTACGCCGCCCACACCAACGCGTTCGGCGCGTGGAATACCAGCGCCAACGGCGTCAGCATGAGTAAATAAAGGTACGAGGTTACGCCGGTAGTGGGCGGGTCGCCTACGTTGTAGACCAGCGGGTGGCCGGCGGCGAAGTTGCGCGCGTAGTGGAGGAAGATGTACGCGTCGTCGAGCGGCAGCGTGAGGAAGCCGTCGGTGTAATACAGGTTGGAATACAGGTACAGCGCGCCGGTGACGGCCGCGAGCACCGCGGCGAGGAGTATTAAAAAAACGTCGCGTTTCCGACGCGCATCCATAAACGCGCGGATTCTACCACGCCCCATAGGGGGTGTCAACGGATTAGCAGGGGCGCGCCGCACCCAAGAAAAAAGCCGCCCGGAGGGGCGGCACGTATTTACCCGCGGCCCGATTTTAACCAGGCGCCGAGCTCCGCCCAGACCTTGGCCAGCGCCTCGGCCGCCGCGCCGCCCCCCGTCTCGACCACCGTCTTGCGCTCGCGCTGGGCCGCGGTGAAGGCGCCGTCGTAGGGGATGCGGCCTACTACGGGAACGTCGCGCCGCTCGGCCTCGCACGCCAGCGCCGCCGCGTTCTCGGCGTGGATATCGGATTTGTTGACGACCACGGCCGCCGGGACGCCGAAATGCGCGGCCAGCTCCGCCGCCCGGGCGAAACCCTGGATGCCGGTTAATGTCGGCTCGGCGACTATTAACGTCGCGGCCGCCCCCGTCACCGACGATATAACGGGGCAGCCTACGCCGGGCGGCCCGTCCACCAGAATGAGCGGCAGGCCCTCCTCCGCCGCGAGGGCCTGCGCCGCCTTACGGACGACGGCGACGAGCTTGCCGGAGTTCTCCTCGCCGGGCCGCAGGAGCGCGTGCGCCATCGGCCCGACGCGCGTCCGCGACAGGTACCACTCGCCGGCGACCTTCTCGACGAAATCGACCGCCGCCGCCGGGCATACCTCGACGCACACGCCGCAACCCTCGCAGGCCGTCGGGTTAACGGCGC includes these proteins:
- a CDS encoding 4Fe-4S binding protein → MKELVILSGKGGTGKTSLAAAFATLAAPVVVADADVDAPDLHILLEPELRSRREFRAGFEARIRPEDCTACGRCLELCRFDAISEDCAVNPTACEGCGVCVEVCPAAAVDFVEKVAGEWYLSRTRVGPMAHALLRPGEENSGKLVAVVRKAAQALAAEEGLPLILVDGPPGVGCPVISSVTGAAATLIVAEPTLTGIQGFARAAELAAHFGVPAAVVVNKSDIHAENAAALACEAERRDVPVVGRIPYDGAFTAAQRERKTVVETGGGAAAEALAKVWAELGAWLKSGRG